The Cygnus atratus isolate AKBS03 ecotype Queensland, Australia chromosome 21, CAtr_DNAZoo_HiC_assembly, whole genome shotgun sequence sequence CCCTAGTGGGAAAGCATCGTTAGGCCCTTTATTCCTAACAGCTAGGGAGACTGAGGAGGCCGGGCCCTAAGGACATCAGAACCCAGCTGGATGGAAGGAGAAGCAGGTGTCAGGTCAGCCCAGTCCCAAGGCTGCTCACCCGTGACCTCTCTTGCTCCCCAAGGTACCTGCATGTTGTGGGACATGCTTGCAGAGGGGGACGTGAGCCCAGGGGATGGAGGCTTGTTCCCTGGTCTGGTGTTTGCCAGTTGTTAGAGGAACTCTGCTCCTGACAGGTGTGTGGGCCAAAGTAAAGGATGAGCCACTGGTTTTCCAACCCATTTGGGACAGTACTTCTCTGCTCCGATGCCCTGCTATCCTGGCTTTCAGGAACTGCCATTCACAGCCTCTACAAAGTGTTTGATTTAGGAGGAATCAATCTCCTAAATTATCTTCCCTTTTAAACTGGCTAGAACAGCTGGGCTGCAAGCAACAGGgagttgtttttctcctcctccctccatcTTCAAATGGTTTTTTGAATGTCTGGTGGGGGAGCAAACTCCTCCATCTGTCTGCATCCTCCCCAGGTGGGTAATAATAGATGCTTCATGTAGAAAAATTCAATTAGACTTGAAAAGAGATCTATGTTAGTGCTTCCTTGCCAGGGCCCCATCTTGCTGTGTTCTGTTCCTCTGCAAGAGACCGACTGTGGAAGCTATTGTGgaagaagggggaggggggacagACAAAAGCAACCACCCTTTTGAAGTATAATGGCATTTATAGCCAGGACTGGCTGGGGTGGGctttgtaaaaaagaaaattgcagaagGTTCTTGAATAACTGCAGCCACCAAGATGCAATTGGCTAGGCAGGATGTCAGACTCCACGTGTGGGAGGAATGCCAGCTGCCGAGAGTAGGAAGGGATCCTGTGGAGTGCTGCATCTAGGGCTTTTCTTAACGTCTCTGAGGGGCAGAGGTGTGTTCATGCGTCTTGGCCAAATGTGAGTTGTTGGCACCTTTTAAACTCTTTCACTGATTTCTATCATCCAGGTGTTTTGTTCCAAAAGGGGGCTTCAGAGGGCGTTTccattctttattttgtgtagCTCACTACTGAGCACAATGGTGATCGACCCCAGAGATGGCTGTGGTGCGCTGTGGGCTTGATGTGCAAAGGCAATATGAGCACATTCTACAGCTCTGGTTGCTATGCTCAGGACCGGGGGAAGAGCTTTTGctgtgtgtatttgttttgtttttttttctttttaagtttcaaCATGAGTGTTCCAGCAACTCttagttttgtatttaatactcagatttctaaatattttgcatctgGCTGATGAAAACATCTGctataaattaatttctgcacAGACCTCTTCTGTCTGTATGGTATGTGGCATGTCTGCATTGGTAATCAGTGGTCCCAAAACCTACTGCATAGTGTCACACAGGTGTTTGTTCGTATTGGCACAATAGGAAGCAGAAGGAACCCCCATTGGTCACTGGAGCATGTGTGATATAGCCCTTTAGTGGCTGAGAGTTAATACACTTAAACCATTTTGTAACAGTTGTACTGACTTTCTGTAATCCTATGAGATTGTGTGGTCTCCATTTCCATGAAGTCTGTAACACGTGAGAGCCCATTAACCTCCTGTGCTCTGTTCAGTCATGGACAGAGGAGTTGAAATTGTCTTGGAATGGGATGTCTGAACACACCACACACATACATACTCCTGGCATTTGATCAAAATTCAAAAGGCATTAggagcaaaatatttataatggCTCAAGTGAGCgagatttattttccaagtaCACAGACACCTGCTTCTTGTACTTGCATTCAGCCATGTCAGTGCTAGAGCCCTGCTGCAAGGAGCAACCAGTCTCCTGAGGTCGGTGGCAGTTTTTGCAGAGGCACTCTGGAGCAGAGGTAGCTGTTCTCCTTAGCGAAGCTGTGAGACACTGAATGTCTTGGAAAGCACATCTTGGAGATGGGTGGGAAGGTCAGGGCAGCTCTGCGGGATGCCCCTAGCAGTCAGCGTGAACATCAGGCCTGCTGGCGTGAGGAGGGAAAGCCCCCGGCAGCTGCATTCATTGTAACATTGCTGCCGGGGAGGCTGTGTGCGTTTGGTAGTTCAGCCTAGGTAAGCCTGAAGTGGGGACTATGGCCCTATCCTGTATTTACAAGGGCCACTGTATCTGAAGGCTTAATCCTGGGGTTTATCCTGAGTGTAAGATGGTGGCTTAGGAAAGGTTCAGTTTAACAGTTGCATCAAGACCTGGTGTATTGATCCCATTGCTGCACTGATTCCTTAGGGACAGACCAGGGCCTTGTTTCTTCCATGGAGCAGGTCTCTGAGAGTGAGTTGAATATTAACTAGAAATTTGGTCAGCCACACTAAAGGCTGTGCTGAATAAAGCTACATTGTGTGACAGTGTGTGCAGAGGTAACAGAGAGGGAAGAACTGAATTGGTTCTACTCTCTTGGGTCAGAACTACAGCTGAGCTCATAGTCGAGCTGAAGATGACCTGAAGGGTGTGGGTCAGGGATGGATGTTGCAGGAGCCTGTCTGAACCTCCTCCATGCCTTGCATGAGTTCCCATTACCTTTTGAGCACATCCCTGCAAGTGCTTCTGACAGGTTCAAGTTGCTGGGGTGGGGAACGGAGCATGTACCTCTTCCCAGGAGGCTCGTGTTATTATGTTAGTGTGTAAAGCCTCCTGTTTTTTGGATAGGACTAGTTGACACCTGACTCCACTGGAGAGATAAAAAGCACGCTtaagcacaagaaaacaaatatccaGCACACAAAGGAAGATCCACATAcaactgtcatttttttattacatttgcCCGGACTCTGGCTTGGCACAATTGTGGTTTGGAAGGCTAGTGTGCCCAAGGCATCTGGGTGCAGCAGCGCAGAAAGCCTGATGAAGCAGAATGCACACAAAGTGACCAGCTCAGAAGTCGCTGTCTTTGGCTACAGGTTAATACCAGTACGCTGCACTTGTACCGGTGTGCTTTGCTGCCAGGTGGCATCTAAGTATGTGCTCTGCCTGGGCAGgccaggaagagaaaatagatGGACACAAAAATGGAAGCATGTAGCTCTGGGCAACGTCTGAGGATGCTTTTCTGAGGGGACTGACTAGAAGGGACAGGCTTGGCTCAGGGAAGCTTAGATGTTTCCGTTCAGGATGGTGGCTCACAGCCCTGAGTGATACCGAGAGGCACTGGTGGGCGTATGTACAAAGTGCTGTCTTGGTGAGCATATGGAGCGAAGGCAGGCATGTACTTCTTGCAGACACTGTTAGCAGGCAGGAAGAACTGAGATCAAGCAGAGTTAATGACAGCTTTCTGTGTGAAGAATATTCTGTGAATCTCCTGCCTGCAAAGAGCCCCACTAGGCTTGCATGAAGCATGCAGAGGCCAGGAAGTagacacattttgttttcacttgttcCTGGGCCCCTTCTGCAATTTGCTTGTGAGACATTTCCCCAAGTCCTCGTCTTTCTCGCAGCAATTATTCTCAGTTGCTGTTTGAGAGCCAAATGAAGCTCCACAGTGAACACCAGAGTGGTTTCAGTTCCCAACACTTTCCCTGATAAATAGATGCCGGGAAAGTTGTAATAGAGAAGGATCCAATCCCTATTGCTTGGCGTTATCATCTCTCACAATTGAAATAGGGAGCAGCACTTAGCAGCCAAGCTAGAGCTCATCTAAGGCAGGCCACGGCATCTATCACTTACAAATGGGAGAAGCAAAGATTCTTACTACAGGTCATAGAAATAGTTGGTGATAGAGTTGTGGCAGGGTTCTGGCTCTCCTGGTCTGTTCTCAGCATAAACACACtatctgtgctttctttctttttttcccctcttgaaCTTCCTGGAAAATATGCCCAGAGTCCTCCTTAGAGTTAACAGTGCTCAAGTCTGGGAAGGAGGCATGAGAGTATCTAGTGCAGGCTGGGCGTTAGAGATAGGGGTGTCCATGGTTGGGGTGATACCTCCCaggagagcagtaaggtctGCTTCTCAGTAAGGATTTATAAGTAATCTATGTGCGACAGAGAACATCAGTGCAAACATGAGGCTGTCTAATGTGGTTTCACCCATCTGTTCCTATCCTTAGTCCTCTTAAGGAGAGATGGATGGTAGCCCCTGGCATCTGGCACGCACGTTCATACAGGAGTTGTATGCTCTACAGCCCGGAAGCAGCACCATGCAGAAGCCATCCAAAGCCCATGGGATGGCCTGAGGGAAGTCAGCTCTGGCAAGCAGGCCCCAGTTCAGCTTGGCTATGGTTCCACCGTGACGCTGCTGTTGGTAACACGCACACCATACCATCCCTTCCAGAACAGCGTGTCCTGGCCACCGTGCTCAAAGCAGACAAAGCGGACCCCAGGACCATAGTTGGAAAAGGTGTGGGAGATCTTTTGGGGTGAGAGAAACAAAACGGTTGTTGGTAAGTGTCAAACCACCACGAACCTACTCTCTAGTGCACAAGGCCTTCAACCCCACCCGCCCCAGCCATACTTACCAGCCTGGGTAACAGTGGGAAAGGAGATACTGGGAGCGCTTTGCCCAAGCACTGTTCAAAGGCCTCTGAACTTCTCCCAGATGGGCATCTCTTCCAAAATCCTACATACTTGTAGTGATGGCTCAGCAAGTTTCCAGGTTTTATCTAAGATACCTTTGCAGTATAATTCCTCTCCTCAAACAGAGTCATGGCTCCACAGAACTTATGACagagccttctcctccccagggtTAACTACTCCCTGCATGTGTTTGCTTGAAAATACTCCTTGTTCATGCAGGTTGGGTGTCACCTGCTGAAACTACAGCTGTCACTCACCTCAGTCCAGTTGGCATCATTGTCCTGTGGGATGGCAATAGTCTCAGTCTTGTACTCAGCCAGCACATCCTCGTTCTCTGAGAGCAGCTTCACATAGAGCTCGTAAAGGCAGCCAGCATCACTGCGTCCTGCGTACCTGCAAGGGAGAACCCAAGGTGCCAGCCTTGTCTCTGTGAACTTGACAAAGAGCTAAAGCAAGTAGTTGTGTCCTGCTGAATGGCAGCAATGTTGGCTTCAAACCAAGGTCCCAGGAACCTGGGGAGACTGGTAGAGGTAGAAGACTGTAACAGTTCTTACCCCAAACCACCACCTGCCCTTATTCCCAAAAGGAACCTGAACTTTAGATGTCAGGGGCGCCAACAGCTTGAAGCCTGTAGAGCCTTGTAGCCCTGTCCTACAACTAGAGTGACACCAAAAGGGGTGCAGTGGGGTGAGAACAAGGGTTTTAAGGCCCGGTGCAGGTATACGCCCTCCCTGCTCTTCCTTGACTTTCTGCTGGCCTACTAGGGCATCCTGGCTACTTACCAGTCTTTCACCACAACTTTAGGCTGGGTTGTATCCATCAGCTCTTCCCAGTAGCCCTCAGCTCTAAGGTCAATGACCTGAGACTTCCGACACCACCTAAAATACAAAGATGTTAATTGATGAAACAGCCTCTTCTGAGGCTAGGGGAAGCAAAATTGTACCCTTCCCTGAATAAGAGAAGAAAGCGGCCTTACTCATAAGATGTAACAAAGTATTTATGAACTCCTTCACTAGGGAATTCTTTTCCAAAGTCTCCAGGGAGCTCTTCAATTTTCCAGCCATCACCTCCATTATGCACTTCTCCCCAGTGCTGCAAGTCTTCTGTAAATGGTAGAGAAGAGAGAATCTGTCTGGCTATAGTTTCTGTGGGCCTGGGGAATCTGACCATTTCCCACTGGGACCTTCCTGTAGCTTGTGACAGATGTGTTGCTACATGTAGCGCTAATTTTATATGCGGATCATGGAGCTGTTTAAGTAGAGGTCTGGCAAAAACATCTAGTTTGGTTGAACAGCAGTAAACTTGAGCATTCCCCACCAAAATGGCTATGTATATGTGggcttatttaagaaaataatacagtGAAATTACTTAGGTGTTCTGTTGTCTCAGCACTTTCATGTCCTGTTATAGAAGCAGTCTGGGGAAAGCTGATGacttctttatttcatttttgttagcAAATAACCATCATATACttaattccttgttttttattcttcctagtgatatttttaaaacttcgAGGAACATTGTTGGTACATAGTTAAATTGTTAAGCTGTATATCTTACATAACATTGATGTCAAATAGAGCCCTTTACAAAGGCTGATTTTGACAGAAGGCCACCTTGCCCGTTAAGTTATTTGACTGCATGCATTAAGTGATTTGGGTCTTGagtaagaagaaaatgctgcaaCCTGATGGCAACTAAGATCTATGTTAAAGACTGGAGATGCCCAGTTCCTAGTGACTGGCCTTCTCTTCAATACTGGGGCTTGTTACGCTTGTCTCTCACCTTCACCACATGGGTTTTTGATGAGATTCCTCCTTTTCTTACTCAGGAAGTAGAAGTTTTGCCAATTCTCTGCATTCTCCTCTGACTCTGTTCCAGTGAGGCCTTCCTGCTGACACTTCAGGATCCAGAGAGCAGCTCCATCGACCAGGTTCTTCCACTGGCAACAGACCAGGCGGCATGCCAACACCAAGTCCACTGCAGGTATGGAAGCCAGTATTCTGATCAGGACTGCTTCAGGGAGGGACTCCATCCTTGGGTCGGGCTGAATGGAGCTTTctgagaaagaggaggaaaggggtAGTGACACAGTGGACCATCAGAAACAGGGTCTCTTGCCCCTAGTAATGCCAAATATTGAGGtgttagaggaaaaaaacatctttatctGAAAGGCAGGTGCAGCATGGTTTTGGGGGCATTCTTAATCTGAATGCCTCTGGAGCCCTACTATTACCACCTTGAAGTATGTGGGTagattaatattttacattgtAAGTGAAGACCTTAGTTAAATCTATCCACAAAATGCAAGTACCTGACATATACAGTTGTCTACAACTTCAGTGCCCTACACTGGAATCACTCCTTCCCAAAATCTCCACTTCTTAAAAGATCAGCTGCTCTGTCTCAGTAGTGACTTCCTCTGAGGACGGAATGCTGCAGGCATCTGGGtttgttctgcctttttaaGAACCTCATTGATGAcaaatgctgcagagcagtacCTAAATATCAGCGGTGAGCATCTTGCCAAGCATTTGCAGTGGTTGTTGGTTCTATATCTGGAAGGCCTCCCCTCAAGGGGTTGGCACTTAATGTCCTTAGTCATGAGTCCGTATAAAGCACAGGTCTGAGAATAAAATAACtgcattattttcagttaaactTCCTTTTTGTATGGTCTTACAACCTTAGCAATTGAGGTAAAAGCACATGCTTCTTACTTATTTGCTGATTCTGCCCCTTGACTCTCAATGGCTCTCTGCTACCTGGGCTTTAGGGCCAGGTGCTGCGGAAATAAGGACAGAGGAGTATGCAGGTTCAGAGCTCCGTATCATCGGTGTGGGATGCACTGTGACTCTGCTTTTATCTCAGCTGAGTCCTGATGCTGGGAAGCTGTTGAGTCTGCAGTGAATTTGCACAGAGCCAGACTCCTCAGGAGTGAATCATTAAGCCTAGGAGAGCATTATTAACAACGCAGCTCAAATATCCTGACAGTGCTACTTGATGAAATACTGGCAGTGCCAAATCTGgcaaggaagggaagaaataggAAGTCGCTACTGTAACAGCATCCTAAATCTAGGTGGCCCAGAGGCAGAGCTGTCTTCTCTATCTGCATTGCAGACATCAGAGGGGAAAGTGTCATTTAAAACTCGCTGGCTTTTAGGGGGGAGGACTGGGGTTCTCCTATTTCTCCCTTGCTAGCCCTCTACTGCATTCCTGAAGGGCAAAACACGTTTAAAACCCAACAACACATGCATCCTGGCTAAATCCCCTGCAAGAATTTCCCATGCCTCGCCTGCTGCCTAGTACCAGagcctcccctctctcctcGCTTAGCCCTCTATGGGGGCGAAGGCCCCGGCGGGCTCTCCTTTTTCCCGTCCCTTAGCCCCGGGTCAAGCAGCGCCCCTCACCGTTCCCCTCCGCGCCCAGCggcgcctcgcctcgcctcgccggGCGGCTCCTACCTCAGGCGCTgcgcggtgcggggccgggccgggctccccTCATAAAGCGCCGAACGCGTTGCCCCCGCCTCCTGGCTCCCTCCTCAGGCCCGGCGGCCGCCCGCCGTCCTGGGCTGATGGCAGGCGCCGGGTGCTGGGTGCCGTAGCCGGCAGCccggggcggggaggcggcgaAGTGCCCGCACGGCCCCACCTCCCCTCCCGGCTGCCCGCCCCGCGCTCCGCCCGCTGCGGAAGGGCGGCCGCCGCCTCACATCCGCGTCCGGGAGGAGGCCGGCGGACGGCCCGAGCCCAGGTGGGGCCGGGATGGGCCGggtgaggggcggcggggcgggggcgctGCCCTGGGCACGGCTGCGGGCCTCTGGGTTGAGCCCCGCGGCCTGGGGAGGTGTGACCGGTACGCCGGTAACCGGTACGAACTCCGCTCGGTTCCTGGTGTCTCTGCTGCAGGTGCCCGGAAGGCTTCCATCGCCTGCTCTCGCATCCCTCGTCGCCGAGGCGGTGGCTCGGTGATGGCGACCATCTGCGAGCTCCCCGAGGACGTCCTGGTGGAGCTGCTTTCGCTGCTCCCAGCCCGGGACCTGATCCATGGCTGCAGGCTGGTCTGCTCGCAGTGGCGGTACGTGGTGGACCTGACCACCCTGTGGAAACGCAAGTGCCAGCGCGAAGGGTTCTACGTTCAGGCTTTGGACAGAAGCATCTCCGACTGGAAGATCTTCTATATGCTGTGCTATCTGAAGAGAAACTTAATCAAAAATCCCCGTGCTGAAGGTTTGTTTAACTACTTAGAGCAGAGGGTTAAAATCATTTCCCAGCAGTCAGAATGAGTCAGTGTCCTGCATTACTCAACTACTGCTGGTGGTGTAGGGCTGTCCCGCCTCTGATGGGTCCGTCCTGGGTCAGATCCACAAGGAAACAGCTGCAGTGAAACTATCATGGGCAAGTAAAGAATTGGTAAATGCACATCTGTGACtgagaccagaaaaaaaaaaagaaaactgtgagtCACTAAGGCCTCAGCACTGTGGACACTGACTGGCAAGTATGATACAGCAATAAAACTATCAGCCTAATAGACTAAATAGTCAGGCAGCTGTGTCTTTTAGTTCAAGATGCAGCTAAAATGACTGCAGTTACTCTGTTTCATTATTGACTTTCAGTTTCTGATACAGGCAAAAAGTTGCTATGAATTGTCACAGCTGCTGATAGCCACCACAAACTAATGACAACATAGTGAGAGAGGTCACTTTTAGCTGTAGGAAAGATACAGCACGTCTGACTATTAATCAGAGTAGAttcctgatatttttctgtagctcACTTTTTAGTGCAAGCAGGGATAATGGACAAAACTAATCTGAGGCCCTAACtctcatttttgtgtgtgttttatttttttagagagCTTTAAGCACTGGAAACTTGATAAGAATGAGGGAGATAGATGGAAGATCGAGGATCTGCCTGGACCTCTTGGAAGCGATATACCAGACCCAGAAGTACACAAATACTTTGTCACTTCATTTGGGTAAGAACTGTATTCCTGTGACCTGATGCTGGAAGAAagctgtttcttcctctgtctccaAAAGCACTGTGGTTGGAGGACTTGAAGCAGGTCACTGAACCTTAACCCATCTATAGGAAAATGAAGGCAATTTCAACCTTTTGTACTAGCTACTCTAAAGAAACTATATACTATATACAGGATACTGCTGAGGAATTACTTAATCACATCATGTGCTAAAATTCTCTGTCCCTACCAGGAATTTCCTGTAACTTTTTCTATGGTCATAATCATGTGGGATCCCTGCTTCTTTTCCACCAAATGTGGTGGGCAGAGGTTAAGGTCTGCTGAACTGATCAGCTGCACTTACCTCACAAGGTCAAACCTCTTAACCCCTAGGAGTGCCTGGTGCATTTGTCACACTAACAGCCTGCAATAAAAGCTGTCAATAATAGAGGATTTACTGCTTTTACAACCTGTAAGCAGTAGTTTTGTCTTAACAACATATGCTATACAAGCACAGAAACTCTTCTTAAtccagtttatttctttttatgtggAGGTGAAGCTAACAAGTTTGCTTCCTGGCTGGTTCTGTCTTTGGAAAAAGTCATGCCTTAGCCATGTCAGCCTTGTGGGCATTCAAGGTCTGGATGAGCTTTTAGCAAAAGCAAAGGTGTAAGGGAAACCATGAATGTTGAGAACGATGTGTTTTGTGAAgttgttatatttttatttctgttgcaggCCATGCTTTAAGTCTCAACTTATTACCCTGAAGAAGGAAGGATACTGGAATGAGCTGATGGATGAGAAACGGCCTGAAATCATAGTCAAGGACTGGTAAGTGTGTGCACTGAAATTCTGCATAGAACTTTTGCCATTATGACCTAGATGTAAGCTGGGCCTCTGAAGCTTTTCATGCTATGTTCTTTATCCTTTGGGATCTGTAAGTCTTGAGTAAGGCATAGGCTAAATGTAGGTTTATTCAGTGGGGTACAAGAAGATGATTATCCTGTGAATAGAAAGATGACGGGAAGTTTTAGAACTCCTCCATAACTATGGGTATGACATTCCTTTCCTCGATCCACTTTGGAGACTCTTTCTGAAGGCTAAGGAAAATGGAATGCTGTGTACACAACCCTGGCTTCTTCATTACTCCCTGCCTCTTTAGGTACGCTGCCAGATTTGACTGTGGGTGTTGTTATGAACTTAAAGTGAGGCTGCTTTCGGAAGACTACATTGTGCTTGCGGAGTTCCATCCTGAGCCAGTGGTTATAGAGCAGTGGAGCGATGCAACGTGGAGAGAGGtaagcagcagctctccagacAGTAGCTTTACATCAAGATTGAGATACGCATCTTTCAAACCTTACCTGGCTAAAAGTCACAAGTGGCcctgctttctctgctcttcagcCTCTTCTAACTCaagataaaatgtaaataagttCTTGCTGTTGACAGTGCTGAAGAAACATTGAAAGATCGAGGTTGAGTTTGTAGGTGCGTGAGGTTTCCTAAAGAGTATCCCCCCTACgcttctgtgctgttttaacTTGGTCTCTTCAAGTGTTTGTTCTTCACTTAAGCTTTTGTCTAAGTTAACTGAGTTATAGGAGTATAGCTCTTATTCGTATTGAAactaaaaacttaattttaaaaattactgcttGGATGTAAGTATTGCAGACACTACTTTTCCTAAATTGTTAAACATGTTGAGCTTGGTTTGAATGGCTGTAGATTCCCTGTTATGTTGTTCCTTATATGACAAATGCTGTACCCAAGAATCAAGCTTAACATTGTTTGACTTAGCCTTCTGCCCTTTAATCATCTAAataaggctttttattttttcttccctcaaaaAGGGGTATGATGCACTTTCATTAAAAGGTATTTTGGAATGAGCCCTTCCTGAGACCAAGGCTTTCTTACCATAATTGTCCTAGTTTGAAGGTTAGTGCTGGTTTATTTAGGCAAAACaacaagcattttctttctctacagaTGTCTCACACCTTCAGCAATTATCCAGCTGGAGTTCGTTACATCTGGTTTCAACATGGAGGCCAAGACACTCAATACTGGGCAGGA is a genomic window containing:
- the LOC118253380 gene encoding F-box only protein 6-like; amino-acid sequence: MATICELPEDVLVELLSLLPARDLIHGCRLVCSQWRYVVDLTTLWKRKCQREGFYVQALDRSISDWKIFYMLCYLKRNLIKNPRAEESFKHWKLDKNEGDRWKIEDLPGPLGSDIPDPEVHKYFVTSFGPCFKSQLITLKKEGYWNELMDEKRPEIIVKDWYAARFDCGCCYELKVRLLSEDYIVLAEFHPEPVVIEQWSDATWREMSHTFSNYPAGVRYIWFQHGGQDTQYWAGWYGIRVTNSSITIGPQTSS
- the LOC118253381 gene encoding F-box only protein 2-like encodes the protein MESLPEAVLIRILASIPAVDLVLACRLVCCQWKNLVDGAALWILKCQQEGLTGTESEENAENWQNFYFLSKKRRNLIKNPCGEEDLQHWGEVHNGGDGWKIEELPGDFGKEFPSEGVHKYFVTSYEWCRKSQVIDLRAEGYWEELMDTTQPKVVVKDWYAGRSDAGCLYELYVKLLSENEDVLAEYKTETIAIPQDNDANWTEISHTFSNYGPGVRFVCFEHGGQDTLFWKGWYGVRVTNSSVTVEP